The Panicum virgatum strain AP13 chromosome 6K, P.virgatum_v5, whole genome shotgun sequence nucleotide sequence AggtgacaggtggggcccggccAATTGCTTGCTTGGTCCGATATATCGTGTATGTACATGACATGATGCATTCTATTTTTTCCTCGTTTCCCCATCATGCGGCTGAGCTACTGCGGAGCACGTGTATGCTTGTTTGCCTTACGTCTTGTAGCtgaatatttattatatatttgcTTTCACGgctccacacacatgcacttgtttttttttccgcgACCGCAGCTGAGCAcgtttttattaaaaaaaataagagtTTAAGATACACACACGGATTGGTTTGGGAGAAATGAAACCCAACACACCCTGTCCAAAAAATTACACCTCTACATATATGCGCGACCTGGCAATCAACCTAAAGCGCGAACAGCCGGTCCAAGCCATCTGATACCTGCCTACCACCAAAGAGCAATCTCATCGATCAAAAACCTAGTCTGACGACGCACTAATTAAGAGAATAAAAGGCTTTCCTATTTAGCTTTGCATGTACAGCTGCATGCTCATAATCAATTTGCATATAATATAAGGAGAGGCATTTTAGACGTCATAAGAAAATCACTTGGGAACTTAAAAATAGCTATATCTATATCATGAGATAAAATTTAAACGTTAGAAGTAGCTATATTTTGGGATGGAAGAAGTATAGCTAATAACACCGGTAAGCCAGATGTCAGTCAAAGTTGCCACACGTTAAAAGCAATGTCAATACTATGATGGATTTGTATTGGACGAATTATGTATCATTTTTGTAGCTAGGTCCCCTAAGTGAATTGTGTATCGTTTATTCGTAGCCTGGCCCCCTACAATTGCACGTTAACCACAAGCCGACTTGTATATTTTCTAATGGCAAAAGACGTGTCCATCGATAGCGAAGCGTGAAGGAAACTACCCTACGACACATGCATTCTACCTAGCTACTACCACTCGGTCGGGACGATATATCGATGCCCTAGCTGTCGGTCTCTCACGGCCGGCCGGGAGATTTCATTTGCTGGTAtgtgacaggtggggcccggccACTCGCTGGCTTTCTTTCGGCCACGCATGCGAACGAGCATGCAGCCCGACTGGCTAGCAGGCTCAAGTAGCGTCCCCTGCCTGCCGGCCGGGGTTCGATCCCCCATGGGGACGGATTTTTCGGCAGGCAGTGCAGGGGTAAAAAAATCTtcctcgctgtgctcgccgcaagACATAGCCTTTGTgggcatgggccagggttcggggggttttTCCGCGGTCGGAGAAACCGTGGTCGCTTTCTGTTAATGAAATACGGTGGGGGCTGTCCCCccgccttgttttttttttcggcCACGCATCAAGCGGCTAAGCTCCTACAGAGTGCGTGTATGCTTGTTTGCCTTAGGTCTTGTGGCCTTGTTTAATTGTGACCGTAAAGTaagtttttgaaatgaaattttttcatatttaaaatattaaatatagattaatcacaaaactaattacataactcgtctgtaaattacgagacgaatttatcaAGACTAATTAACCTGTCATTAGCacatgattactgtagcactttagtGCCTGATCATGATCTagttagactcattagattcatctcgtaatttacaagcaaattatgtaattagtttttttatttcgtctagatttaatactctatgtatgTAAGATTTCCATTCGATATGatagttttagaattttgaatcttgcaactaaacaaggccagcTAAACGTGGTTGAATATTTATATTTCTTGTTCCACGGCTACTCCACACATGCCGCGGTCGATCTGATCTCGTCCTTTCTCCACACGGTGATATATATACAGACGATGCCAGCTACCTACTAGGTAGTAGCTAATAACAACAGCAAGCAAGTTGTCAGTCAAGTTGCCACGTTAAGAGCACGTTAAGAGCACTGTCAATACTCTGATGGATTTTATTGAAGCAAGTATCCTATATCTTCTACTTTGTGATGAATCGTGCATCGTTTATCTATAGCTAGGTCCCCTACAGATGCATGCATGTTAACCACAACCGAGAGATTAGTCGACTTGTGTATTTTTTTAGTGGTATACAAGACGTGTCTAGCTATGAGTCTATCGATAGTGAGGAGGAGACTGCGTGCCCCACGACGCGTAACGGGTGGTCTGGACCCGGTACACGCAGGATGCTGTGCGGCGCCACCACCGAACTCTAATTTCGCAGTACTACCTCCTATCACCATCGCCAAGATcccaaccccaccacctcgCACGGGTAGGTAGGTGCCGGGTGGACGCCCTCCGCCGGCGTCGACCTCGCCGTCCCGAtccgccgacgccggcgagctcgcggcGGTGGACGGCCGCCCGGGCCGATGTGAACGCCCACCCGCCGCAGAAACACCTCGGGGGAACAAAGAGAAACCAGCGGCTGGCCTCGCACGTGccctccttccttcctctccTCGTCAGTTGTCAGGCGTCACACCCCACCCGCCGCCTCACCAGTCACCACCACCCCTCCCGATCTCCCGATCCGGTGGGCCCGCGCTCGGTCCAGTCAACCTCACCCATCCTCCCTGCACCCGGCCCACCAGCACCGCCCGCGGAGCCACGTCGGGgacgccggcgcgccgctccgCGAGCCCCTGGACCGGCCGTGCGCCGGGTCCACCCGGGCCGCACTGGACCCACCTACCCCGGCCGGAAATTCCAAAGGCCACCACGATATATACCCGCCGCTCGGGTACCCGCTCGCCCCACCACCCAACCCCACATCCACACCCCCGCCTCGGCGTCTCTATCCACACCCCCGCACCCATGGCCACCGCCGCAATCGGGACCAGCCCTAGCCGCGCCAGCGCCCCGtcgtcccgcgccgccgcggggagcgCGCGACCCGCGCGCGCGGTGctgagggtggcggcggcggcgtccgttggtccggggaggaggaggagggccgcggcggcaaTGCAGCCGGCGAAGGCGGTGGCCCTGGAGGCGGGGAGCGGCGCGGCTGTCGCGGGGTTGCCGAGGCCCGACGCGATGGGGAGGTTCGGCAAGTTCGGGGGCAAGTACGTGCCCGAGACGCTGATGCACGCGCTcaccgagctcgaggccgcgtTCCACGCGCTCGCCACCGACGACGAGTTCCAGGTGAGggcgcgcgccgcctcctcctccctctgtcGAAATTCGGATTCGCGGGATTCCCTAGTCGTTGGGGGCTCGGAGATCCATTTTTACTCGTTGGGAGGATTTGAGCGATTCGGGCTCCCTCGTTCGATCGTGATGTGGTTTGCTTGACCTGATGGTTCCCGATGTGTGATTCGCGGTACTTGGGGGATGCCGCAACAAAAATTGTCCCCTGAGTGGGTTCGATTCGCCGATTGCTTCGTTTCCTGTGTGGTGTCCCCTCCCCTTCCACTACCCAAGCCCGTGTAGGAGCGTACTGAAGAAACTAGCGTTCCACTGTTTCTGATCAGGGGCAAGGACCCACCCCAAGAGGATTCTCAAGCCTGTGTGGTGCACTTTTTTTTTCCCACCATGTGATGATTCGAAATCAAACCATAAATCTGCCTGTTTAATTGAAAAAGGCATACAGTCTGTCAATATTTATATAGTACTTTATCAGCGTATCCTGTGATCCTTCAGTCACGAGGAATGGCTGCGACTATATCATTCTACATTTGTGGACAGCATTCAAGATATATGTCTGACCCTGCTCTCCTCCTTTGCAGAAAGAGCTTGACGGCATCCTCAAGGACTACGTCGGCCGTGAGAGCCCCCTGTACTTCGCGGAGCGCCTGACCGAGCACTACAAGCGCGCCGATGGCACAGGCCCGCTCATCTACCTCAAGAGGGAGGATCTGAACCACACCGGCGCCCACAAGATCAACAATGCTGTCGCGCAGGCCTTGCTCGCCAAGCGGCTTGGGAAGCAGCGCATCATTGCCGAGACCGGGGCTGGCCAGCACGGTGTTGCCACTGCCACGGTGTGCGCCCGTTTTGGGCTGCAGTGCATCATCTACATGGGTGCCCAAGATATGGAGAGGCAGGCGCTCAATGTTTTCAGGATGAGGCTTCTTGGTGCAGAGGTATGGTGAAAACATCCATCTTTCTTAAATTAAATGTGGACCTGCACATGCAGCAGTAGTACTTATTAAGAAAAGCATCCTCTATGAGTAACATGGCACACTTTCCTCATCAATTTCTTGCTTCCTTTTTGCTAAATAAATAACAGGTCAGGGCAGTGCATTCTGGGACAGCAACCCTGAAGGATGCGACTTCGGAGGCTATCCGTGACTGGGTCACTAACGTGGAGACCACACACTACATCTTGGGCTCGGTTGCTGGTCCGCACCCATACCCAATGATGGTGAGGGAGTTCCATAAGATTATTGGCCAGGAGACCCGGAGGCAGGCCATGGACAAGTGGGGTGGCAAGCCTGATGTGTTGGTTGCTTGTGTTGGTGGTGGATCCAATGCTATGGGCCTCTTCCATGAGTTTGTTGATGATCAAGATGTGAGACTGATAGGAGTGGAAGCGGCTGGTCATGGTGTTGATACTGACAAGCATGCAGCAACTTTGACAAAGGGTGAAGTTGGAGTTCTCCATGGCTCAATGAGCTATTTGCTGCAGGATGCTGATGGACAAGTTATTGAACCCCACTCCATCAGTGCAGGGTAAGTTTGATTCATGTTTACAAACATTCACAGGACTTTTGTGTTACACAGTGCAAGCTAAAGtatccatttttttttgaatcataGGCTGGACTACCCTGGTGTTGGACCTGAGCACAGTTTCTTGAAGGATATTGGACGTGCTGAGTATGACAGTGTGACAGATCAGGAGGCACTGGATGGTATGTTCATCTCTCTGTACCTTAACATCTTTTTTAATGTCTGCACCAACTTTGTCTAGTTGATTTCCAATCTACCAACTGAATGCTGATAGCATCAGGTTGGTGTGAGCTTTGAACACCCTGATTAACAGCATGTACATTTTGAATTTTCCTGATGTAACTGGTGCAAGATCCCGGTCTACGTGCTAAGTACTCCCTCCGGCCCAAAAAGCCTGTTCGTTTAACCTCTaaatttgtcccacaaagatTCTTCATCTAGCATTCAGACCATTATAAAACTCTCCAGTTCACAAAGTCGAGCTTCCTGTTCTCGTGCCCTGAGACGGCCAGGTCAAACAACTAAATGGAAGCCCAAAAATCTGACGCAGAACAGCTCTGACATTTACTCCTGTTGTACTTAGAGTTAACCGATGCATGCATTTATCTCGGCTTGCAAAGCCAATTATGGATACTTAATTGGGGTATCAAGGACATTTTAGGATATTACTATTCTATCCAAGATTTTCTAAACGAACATTTTTTTTGGGGATGGAGGGAATAGCAATAATAAAAGTTACTGGGGGTGTCAGCTGTCTACGAATATCAGTACAATCGCAGTTTGTCCATTTGGGCCtcaaattattttaaaaaatccTAGTGGTGGCACCCCATGTGGAGCGTTTCAAATTGCTGGAAATTTTAATCCGTGAAGGCATCACATTTGCAGTATTTTAAATATGTACAATCAGCAAGATGTGATTCACTGGCTACCTTGAGAAGCCAACGAATCACATTTTCAGTAGTGTACCCACAATTTTCTGTCCTGAATGCTGTGTTCAGTATCTGATCCCATGACGACATTCACATGCAGCATTCAAGCGCGTCTCTCGTCTGGAGGGTATCATCCCCGCCCTGGAGACCTCCCATGCCCTCGCCTACCTTGAGAAGCTCTGCCCGACCCTGCCTGACGGCGTGAGGGTGGTGGTGAGCTGCAGCGGACGAGGGGACAAGGATGTGCACACCGCCAGCAAGTACCTCGAAGTCTAATAGAACACCAAAGAGGAGGCTGAATGAAGGCTTTTCCTTGTCAAAAGTTGTGAAGGGTCCGATGATAATTTAGCACTGTTCCTTCTGATAAATTACCCAATAATACCCGGAAGCTTGTATTGTATTAGCTGGTAGCACCTTTGTCTGTTTGTTGTCTTGTAtcatgtttgtttgtttgttgtcTTGTATTCAGAATGATGTTGACGTGGATAACTGAATAAACAAATGCCAAGCTTTCTACTAAGCTCTCCGCTGCTGCGAAGCTTTGCTTGCGTCTGTTAGTATAACTCTGATGGTTCTACCTTAATGAAATGAcgcgcagttctcctgcgctGTTCGAGGAAAAAAAACTCTGATGGTTGGGATTTGAGAAGATCCATCTTTGTGACGCTGTTCGCAGTTGATTCGTTGCTGATCCATCTCGATATGTTTTCAGTGGTTGATCCCTCGAGCCGTCACTTTGCGATGTCCATTCCTGTTGATTCGTTGGCTTGTTGCCGCTGGGTAGGCAAAACTTAAAAGGTGATCTATTTGGACTTGGTTTACTGAACCAGTTGCCGCGTTGAGCCGCAATCTGGCTGTCGACATCTTTTCGATTCCAGTGGTTGATCTTCCTAATTAATCAGTAACAAAAAAATAaaccaaaattttattgaaTTAAGAAAATTTTCTTAAGTGGTTGATCTATTTTATtgacatttttattttttgctaATAATTCATACATCAGTCTAAAAAATTGTCACCATCTTTCAGCTGGGTCATCTTCCTCGTGCGAACAAGCGAGATGCCGAGCTGGACAAGTTGGGCTTGTTTTGGTGCCTCGAAAGTCAAGCTTCCCTCCCTGCATTGTTGGTGTCATCTGAACCCAGCTTTTAATTCAGTGGTTGAGCCCTCACGCTGTCTGGAAAGCTTTCGCCGCAGGTCAAAAGACAAAGACCTCTTCCTCGTACGAAAATGAGACACTCTGGGTCGAAAGGAACAGGTcgagtgtgtgtgcgcgcgctcCGTTGCAGCAAGCAAGCTGGGTGTCCATTGTttgagaggaaaaaaaaaaagaagagtaaagtctatttttagccatccaactcttgcctcGGTTTATTTTTAGCCattgaactccaaaaccgggtatcttCGACCATCTAACTATCAAAATCGTTCACATTTGGCCATCCAACGGTTTTACAGGGCAGTTTCGCTGACGTGGACGCCACGTGGCagcggggcccacttgtcagcctattttcttctcttctctctcatctctctgtctctctctctcttcgagCCCCCTGCTCGCGCGCGGCCCCCGCATCCTCAGTGGTGGGCGCCGCCCCGCGATGGGCTACGCCGCGATGGGCGCGCGCCTGCTCAGCCTGCCGCCGACCATCGCCGGGCCACGCTGCTCTTGCTCGGGAACAGCGCGCCCGACGCGCTCTCCGCGCTCGCGTCCTTCGCTGCCGGGGtcggcggaggcgccgccgccgtcgggctcAACGGCGTGCTTGGCGAGGCGATGTTTCTGTccgccgccgtgctcggcgTTGTCACCCTCCGCGTCACCGGCCACGGAGTCGCCGTCGACCGCGCCAGCTTCTTCCATGACGCGGGGTGGGGAGCGAGCGGAGCGGCGTGGGGAgcgagcggagcggcggcgctggcggctcggcctcccctgcctcgcgccgtcgccgcccgatCCGGTGGCGCTGCGCGGCGGCTCCGTCCTCTGCCCCGCGCGCTTCCAATCGCCTCACCGCCGCCATCTCAACCTGCAGCTCGGCTCCGCGGTCATGGCCTCTGCTTCCGCTTTGCCATGGACTCTCTGctccgcgcgccccgccgccgtcgtccgcgcgccgccgccgccgccgtcacgccgcgccggcccgccgccgccgtccagtgCGCGAGCCCGCCGCCCAACGTGCGGATCTCCGCAACTCAGCCGCGCGCAGGACCAATGAGGCGTGGCGGGGAGTAGGGGCCGAGAAGCCGGCGGAGGTCGTCGGAGAGGAGGATCAGGGGCGCACCCTAGGCCAACCGTTGGGGCACCACTCTTGAGCCTCTCCCCGATCCGCAGATCAAGCTCACCctgctcctccgcgccgcctccgcgctccCACTCCGGTGGATGCACTGAGCATCGGCGGCGAccgccgcggccggaaccaggccTCGCCTTCCCCTTTGCCGGTGACAGCCCGGGAGAAAGAAGGCCGGCGTGGGAGGAGGAAGGCCGGTGCAGGAGGAGGAAAGCCGCCCAGGAGGAAGAAGTCCGGTGCGGGAAGGGCCGCCAGGGAGGGAGGCCAGACGAAGCCCGCCGCCGGCTtggggagagagaagggaggagagagacaGAGGGGGgagggcgggcggcgcagggtgagaggagagggagaggagagaagagagagagatgagaggggAGGGCTGACAAGTGGACCCCACCGCCATGTGGCGTCCACGTCACCAAAACCACCATCAAAACCACCCCGATGGCCAAATATGACCGGTTTTGAGAGTTGAATGGTTGCGGATGTCTGGTTTTGAAGTTGCATTGTCAAAACCGGACACAGTGGAttgttggatggccaaaaatagACTTTACTCAAAAAAGAATGATGGGCAGATAAGGACAGGGAAAAAAAAGTTGAATTAACCGGTTCAAACTTCTGCAACCTTCAAAGTCGAATTAACCTCCATGCACGCAAAGAAGAGAACACAGCAGGTACAGACACATTACAACGGAAGAACTAGTCCAATAAAAAGCTACTATGCTTGCATGGTCTAGATGCTAATTAAGCTGATGAACTTGTGCTACAACCCCTGGAGAGAGAGataggaagaggaagagagtCAATGCCCGAACCAACCCCCTTGCAGAATGTTGCGCCCCTCGCCTACTACCTCCGAATCACGAGGGCAACACCTTGCAAGGAGAGCACGCGGTGCGTTCTTGACTCCCCGCATTTGCCGGATCCTCCCGAATCTCGATTCCATCTGGTTTGATTTTTGATTCGACCCGCTCTTCATCCGTCTCCAGATTCGCTCATCCCCCTGCAGGCCTGCACCCGCCGAATTCCAAGCGAAATTCATCATCAGTAACAAGACAGTAAATAAAAATTTTGCTTCGAACTTCATTCGGTCAGGCATTCATGCGAGGAAGAAGCTAACCATACGGTGGTGGTCaccgggcgccgccggcggcggcggtgttgtcGGCAGCGAGGGCGGCCTTGATGCGCTCGACGGTGCAGGCGATGAGGCTGTTGACGGTGGCAACGGAGCCGAGGGAGAGCTTGGCGGTGGGGACGGAGTCCACCAGGATCTGGAACGCCACGGTGAGCAGcgacccgccggcgccggcgccgggcccgTCGGGCAGGATGGCGAACCCCGACGGCAGCAGCGCCACGTAGTCCGGGTCCCCGCCGTTGAGCACCACGTTCATGGCCACCGCGTCCACCGGAGCGTAGATCACGTAGGAGCCCGCCGCGTCCGTGCAGCACTCCTGCAGGATCAGCATGTTGCTCTGGTTCGAGTTGGCGTTCTGCGTCCAAAACATCCATGGCCATGGCGGCACCGATGCGTCGTCAGATCACTGGAGCAGGGAAGGAGAATTATTGGCAGGTGATGATCTGGGTGGGTCGAGACGTACGTTGACACGGAGGAGCGAGACGGCGTTGCCCTGGTCGCGGCCGTTGGCGATGTGCGCCATCTCCAGCACGTCACCGCCGTTGGAGAGGATGTCCCACTCACTGCGGGTGGCGTCGTTGCGGAGGAAGCTGAAGACGCGCGCTGGTGGCGCGGGGAGCCagaaggaggtggcggcgttGAGGATGATGCCGGGCGGGCGGCCGGGGTCGTCCACGCTCTTGCGCGTCATCACGCGCACGTCCTCGGGGCCGCTGCCCGACAGCGTCGTCCACTGGTGCGTCGTCGACGCCGTCACGCCGCCGCAGAAGCTCGCCACCATCCGCTCCGCCAGCCGGAGCATGCTCCGGCGCCCCTCCGCCGTGGTCACCACGCCCGCGTCGCCCGCTGCCGCAGCGGGCGCCGCGGGGACACTGCTGGCCATGG carries:
- the LOC120711334 gene encoding tryptophan synthase beta chain 1-like, which encodes MATAAIGTSPSRASAPSSRAAAGSARPARAVLRVAAAASVGPGRRRRAAAAMQPAKAVALEAGSGAAVAGLPRPDAMGRFGKFGGKYVPETLMHALTELEAAFHALATDDEFQKELDGILKDYVGRESPLYFAERLTEHYKRADGTGPLIYLKREDLNHTGAHKINNAVAQALLAKRLGKQRIIAETGAGQHGVATATVCARFGLQCIIYMGAQDMERQALNVFRMRLLGAEVRAVHSGTATLKDATSEAIRDWVTNVETTHYILGSVAGPHPYPMMVREFHKIIGQETRRQAMDKWGGKPDVLVACVGGGSNAMGLFHEFVDDQDVRLIGVEAAGHGVDTDKHAATLTKGEVGVLHGSMSYLLQDADGQVIEPHSISAGLDYPGVGPEHSFLKDIGRAEYDSVTDQEALDAFKRVSRLEGIIPALETSHALAYLEKLCPTLPDGVRVVVSCSGRGDKDVHTASKYLEV